Genomic window (Musa acuminata AAA Group cultivar baxijiao chromosome BXJ1-9, Cavendish_Baxijiao_AAA, whole genome shotgun sequence):
TTCATGTGACACTGATATTAGTAGACCTCCAATGTTCCCATTGGtcccatgtatgtatgtattaagTTGGTCCTTTGTTGACACTGATATCTTCATGTAAATGGATCGAATACAATCCAAATAGGCTTCTAAATGGATTGGATCCGACCCTGTTCGGTACTTGATTGGAGATTTGagctaaatttagtataattcggATCACATTTGGTCTAACGACTCAAATAAAAGTTAATTGGATCTAATTTGGTTTTAATTAGATTTGTTAGAGGGAAAAGTCATTGACATTCTGGTCAGTCCGATATAGTTCGGACCTGTATACACATGATTGCCTGAGGTGCTTTCGGGATGAAAATGTTGAGCTCTCGAGCTGCCACTTACACAAGAATCAAAGTTGGAAAAGGTTTCTTGACCTAGTCTCTCCGACACCTAAGTTAGTAACTCGAGTACGGATGCGAGTGATCAAAAAAGGTCTCGCCCCCTTCATTGTGTTgagaatatatttttatacctGATTGCAAAGGGGAGACATTCTCTAACCATCCCAACGGTCCCGTTTTGGCCTCTTGTCCACAAGGGCAACAAGCAAGGGGACAACCTTGAACTGCTTGTCTAAGATCTATTTTTAACTATTGTCTGTGTGGACAAACGGGTGGAAGGTAACATTGATTTTTTCCTCCCACCGAGGACTCAATGTGACGTTTACGTGTCGGATAATGATTAGTTGATAGTGCACTCCATATCATTTGTGACTTTAAAAGGAGGGCCTAAACCTTACGATGGGCGCTATGGAGGAATCGAGTCAGAAAACCTCTCCCGACCTCGATTTTCAAGTGATATCTCGGGAACTCAACATTTTTATCTTGGAGGCACATCGAATAATCCTGCACAAACGAGTACGAACTACGTCAGGTTGACTAGGACATCAATGACTTTTTTCCCTAACAAAATCGAGGCTAAACCTTACGATAGGCGTTATGGAGGAATCGGGTCATAAAACTTCTTCCGACCTCGATCTTCATGCGGGTAACATCTCGGGAACTCAACGTTTTTATCTTGGAGGCACCTCGGAGAATCCTGTACAAACGAGTACGAACTACGTCAGGCTGACCAAGATATCAACTTTTTTCCCTAACAAAATCGATATTGGATTATCCTCCTCATACATTGATGATCAACGCTGCATTAATTTGGAAACCAGTGACAACAATAACTAAGAATTTTGTGTTTGTAGTACATGATTAGCATGAGTCCAGCCAAAGATATAAATTCCTTTGTTGCTTCCGAGGATGAAAACTATAGACACGAACATAATCCCTTCTCTTTGGGCACCAAACATCAGAAGAATGAGTTCATAAACAGAAAAAAATGGTTTTAACTAAGGTCATGGCAATTCCTCTTGAATGTTGGTAAGACGAACTGAAGATACATAGAATTTCCATacatcaaaagagaaaaaaaaaaaaaaccaagactGGTTGACTAAGAATACTCGCTACTCATTTTGTCGTCATGGTCACCCCATCTTTTCCAGCAATTATGACAGCAGTTGCCATGTCCAAGAACAATCCATGTTCTACAACCCCTTCAAGTGCTGAAATCTCCTTTCCTGCAGCTGGTGCATCTTTAATTGGTGTCTTAAAGTACAAGTCAACAATATAGTTTGAATTGTCAGTGACATAAGGCTTCCCGCCATCATCCAATCTAAGCTTCGCCTCACATCCTTCTTCTTTAAACAATTCCTGCAACCTTGTCTGGTTGTATTTCCAGCAGAACTGCACAACTTCCACTGGCATCGCCAGCCCACTTCCACCCAATCCAGTTACAAGCTTTGTTTCATCTGCCACCACGACAAACTTATCAGATGCTGCCTCAACCATCTTCTCACGAAGTAGAGCTCCTCCACGTCCTTTGACAAGATTTAGGTCTGGGTCCACCTGTTCCAATCCCAAATCAGTCTGTAGAACTTGAACAAAGATGCTAATTGGTATAGTATGAGAGTCGTACTGTTTAACATCAACACATTATATCATAAGGTTGAAAAGAACCAATCATCCTCGCAGGCTAGCTATTAGCATCATAAGTGTGTCTATTGCAGCTCAAGAACTAATGAGAATGAGCATGTGCAGTAGGTACTCATTTGAACTTGAGACTATAATTTATCTACAAGTTAAATCACTTCATCAAGATTAAACCCAAATAACACAAATTCCAGTTTTTTCCAAGATTTTAAAACACATAATGATTCATTTGCAAATTATGAGGTAATGAATGCTCTAATTTAGAAAATGTTAACCACAGCAACAACAAGACTCAGGTAAGGCAAACATTTATCATATCAGGGGTCCAACTTAGCATCTACCTCTCACCCTGTTCGACTAAACAAAAAAAGGCTTCCAGCTGagtgttgaattgcttgtaataaTACAGTAAAAAATGGCTTCTCCTTTATGAGTTGTACATATTCCAAGATTCAGTTCAATCAACAACCAAGACCTACAAGTTTCCATTAGATTAATCCTTTATTTGGATAAAATGTATCATTATCTAAATGTAAACAGCATACCAAATATTTTTCTCCGATACTAAAATCCCACACTCCAACTTAACATTTACTTATCACCCTGTTCGACTAAACAAGAAAGACTTATAGCGAAATGTTGAACTGCTGAgaataagaaagcaaaaaaaaaaaaaaaggacctaCTCAACTATAATGTCTACATATATCAAGAAAGCCTTTATTTGGATTAAAAGGTCTAATTATCTAATGTACAAAGCAGAGTAGAtcttttttcttcacaaaaatcCCACGGAACTATTGGCGATCCCCAAACAGGCAATCTTTCTGAAACTTATGATCAGATGCGCCCAGAGAACCAGCTCTTTGCTGCAATACTCAATGTCCAAAAATATTCAATATCAATTCAATGAAGCACTTCACGAGCATTATCAACACGAAACTATCAAAACTTAGATCCGTAAACACCCATTAAATCGATCAAGTAGAAGCTTAATAGAGGAAAAGAAACATAGGAATCAAATTCCGATATCTATTTACAGTAGGCAAGGTCAAATGGTTACTACTCGAGCCTAGTCAACAACGATGACTGAAAAGTCAAAGACATAAACTTTCTTCCAAAGAAGACAAAAAGGAAGGAGGGAATTTGACCTCATCGGCACCATCGATAGCGAGATCGATCCGCGGGTGGTCGTCGAGGGTGGAGAGCGGGATCCCCAGAGACAAAGCCTGCTCATAGGTGCGCTTGGACGTGGGCACGCCGACGATGTCCCTGAGCTTGCCCGACGAGAGGAGGGCCCCGATCTCGGCGACCACGAAGGCGGCGGTGGAGCCGGTCCCGAGGCCGAGCACCATGCCACTGCTGACGTACTCGACGGCCTTGACTGCGGCGAGCTTCTTGAGGTCGTCCTGGGTGAGGGTGGCGGGGGCGGAGAGGGCTCGGACGGGGGCCACGGGGCGGCTGCGGCGGCCGACGGGGAGGGcgtggcggcggaggaggagcagGGAGGAGGCGGAGGGGAGGAGGGAAGAGGCCGTCATGGTGGGATGATGATGGTGGGCGGAGGCGGTGGAAGATGGAGTGAGAAGGGGGAGAAGGCGGGCTATCGCCCCTTTGTAATGGGTTTGGAAGGGGATTGAGTGGTGGTGGTGAGGATTGGGGACTGCGGAGAGTGGAGATTCGTGTTTggttggtggtggtgatggtttattttctttttgtttgttcatcattttaaatttaaatcatatatatatatatatatatatatatatatatatatatatatatatatatatgtatatatttgaaagctTAACACAAAATTTTGGAAGGACTTAACTTTAGTTTATAAGGTAATCAACCATGTAACAAAAAAACATGAAAATGAAAtgttaatttaaaatattgatcaaAATTTCCATACAGATAGATTATTAGAGAAGATACAtcaattattatcatttttttgttatgctattttatccttaaaaaaataaaggaaagtaacatttataccaaataaaaaagaTAGAAGATTGAACTAAGCAATAAGtaataaaaacaatttttttttgtggcaaaaaatctaaaattatttttaaaataattatgaatatagatgatgccatataataatttttttttgcatttatcctagtttataaaatttagagattACATATATTGAAATTGTAATGAATATTATTAGtattttaaaaagaaaacatTAAATCCTTTGTTACATACAGTTGATGCTCAAAATTTCTCACTTATAATCATAAACCTTCATTCATTACCTTTTTATTATGTGCACTTGCGGTGTGTATACAACAAATATGAAAGATTTAAAAAAAAGATAGAAGAGCATTACAATATCTACCATTCCACCTATTAAGTCAGATAAAAGTGATGAGATGTAAACAATAGAGAAATCTCTTCCCTGTAGCTTCTTCAGAATGCGTTTTGCACTGCTTCTAGTATAAACTCCCCGGAAAGAAATCTAACCTTGAATCTATTGCTGCTGCCACATCCTTGATTGTCCACATCAGTGCATCATCAAGGGTTTTGCAGGGCAACACAAGGCTGAGGTCGCACTTTAAACTGAACAGTTTGGTTCTCCCACAGCCAACAACAATCCGAATACAAGGTTTCAGCACCTGTACAAGTTCATCGTCCCCAAGGCAACAAGTCTCAAACGACGCCTGGAGGCAGATGAAAGTGACTGCTAATCGACACAGCAGCACATATATTTTGAACTGTTATCAGGTTTCTTACCTATATATTGGTTTCACTAAATATAGAGCAGTTACATGACGGTAAGCAGAGATACCAATTGGCTTATGAATCAACACTACTGAACACGGTTAACAGTGCCGTGAACAGGTTGATGATGTCGAGATACAGGGAGATGGAAGCACAGATGTATTGGTCGTAGGAATGTCTTTTGATCAGATTGTCGGTATCGTATATGATGAAACCAGAGAAGATAATTGCTGCCACACACCCGTAGATTGTTGTCGAGACCTTCCCCATTGGGATGAAGATCTGCAGGAATGTTGATAGCAATGAGAGGCTCAGACATTAcatagaagaaaagaagaggcCACTAACCTGGATGATACAGTACAGCATCAGCACGATAAGAGCTGCACACAAGAATGGGCCGAGGAAGTTGAAGTCATAGCCTCTTTTGGCTGCCCAGAACGTGTAGAGGGTGAGACCCACAACCACTGTTGCTGTTAGAGCTGCAGATTGTAGCACTATTTTGCCTGCTCAAGTAATTATAGTAAGTCACTCATTAGCCCTAAGAATGCCTGGCATGCACTAAAGATTTAGTTGTAAAGTTTGAGACTTCTGGTGGGTAAACAAGCAAAGAAATTATTATCACAAGTTAAACAAATAGCTATACTTAATCAGACACAATCCAAAAGTATGGAAGTCATAAAACTAAAATGATTTCTCGAAAAGCAAAAACATTAAActtataataaataacaatagcaTCCAAACCCGTACACAATACCTAAGCTGCAAAACTTGTAAATTACTAACAACCGGGAGGACATTGGTGTACAATCAATTATTATGAAGCTTGATACACGTCAATTACGGAAATGGTGCTCAAAACAACAGAGGATAGCCAAGGATTCCAATTGTTTGGCTTACTAGACCAGGATAATGCAGCTTCTAGATTTTCCATAACTACACAACAAGAAGCCTCAAGGCAAATCAATATTATAAACACAAATGGTTGCAATTCTTGTAGTGTGAACCTATTATGTGACACACTTGAAGAACTAACACATCCTAAATTAACCAGAATAATTGCAGACAAGAATGCATTGTCATGATACATATGGATAATTATAAAAGAAGTCTTAAGGTAAATCAACATTATGAATACATGATACCTAAATGGTCACAATTTTTAGCATGTGAACCTATGATTTTACACACCTAAATAACTAAGACATATATGCATCGTCATGATATGTACCAATGACAACATAATTTTCattgaaaagaaaaggaataagaACAGATGCTCATAAGGAAAGCAGCATCAGAATTAAGTGGAAGCCCATATGCTAGTATGGCATTGACATTGGATCAGAAAGCTAGCTGCTTTACAGAAGAACACTTATCATCAGGAATCAATTAATTACAATAGTTTGCTAATCACCAAGTACATGGTCAAACCCTTGCTCAATCAACAGTAACGGTGTAGGTTCCTAGAAGACAATATAATTAATCTCGACCGTAGATTTTCCTTTTCCAACATCAATACCATGCTAGCATATGGGGCTTCCACCAACTGCGCTAGAAGAAAAAAGAATTCCATCCTTTGTTGTGATCATTTTCTAATGTCATCGTGCAAGAAATACTAGAGCAACAATAATAAAAGAATCACAATTTCTTTGTTCTTGTCAGTATTGAATAAAAGATTCATGCAATCGACCCTAAATAGTTGATATATCATGGTACTATTTCTGTTGTTGTAATTTCttattgatataaaattcaaaatTCAAGACAATTTTACCTCAAATTAAACATCTTATTTGATATATCACGGTAATGTTGCTGTTGTTTTaatttttattgatataaaattcaaaatTCAAGACAATTTTACCTCAGATTAAACATCTTAGCTTCTTTAGGCAAATAAAAAAGATCATTATGCTAATTGTTATGGTTTCTTTTTCCCCGTTACCTTTGGAAGTCGCGCATGCCATCCCAATAGCCAAGCTGATGCAGATCGTGAACAGCGTGAGAAGAAGCAGGTTCAGGGGATGGCGCTCGCGGAAGTAGATCATCGGCAACAGAACTGTTCCATTTCGGGAGACCAGAAGGGGGTCGAACAAATCCACATCAATCCCTAGAAATTTACCGCCCGAAACAAGGAGAAACGTGCCCGAGAATTACCGAGAAAAGGCGAGATGATGATGAGGATGTAGACGACCAGCGAGGCGGTGGTGTGGGAGAGGAGGAAGCTGCGCACGGGCACGACGAAGTTGACGACACCGGCGACGGCAATCGTGAGGAGGATCTGGAGGGCCACGATGGAGTAGACCTTGCGGATGAACGCCCACCGCAGCTGCGGGCTCTCCATCATGTTGGGGTACAAGGCCGATCCGCCGCCGTACCCGGTCTCGATGTCCCCTCCCTTCTTCGTCATCTCCGGCGACGATTCTAGGTCTTCCGAATCGAGAACAAGAACTAGGGTTTCGGAGGAGATTACTGGGAAGAAATGTAGagatagaaagggaggaggaggagggagacgaACGATCACTGGCGCGCGAGTTTTAGGGGGGGTGTTTCCAATTATGTGCAGACTGGCCGTTGGTCTCTCATGCACGGATTTAGTAAACGTGTTCAAACTGCAGTCGGATCCTCACCGCCCATTGGCTTGAGATTGGGAGGGAGTTGCCCGACATCCAAAAATATGGAAGGCCAATTAATGCGACGGTGTGATTTTAccacattatatatatacacatatatatatataagaatagtATACACGGAAAGTACATTTAGTCTaataaaaacatatttgatcacaAATAGATCGAAGAGTTAAAAGTGAATGATAAAGAACCAAAGATAAAATAGTGTTAGTCTCATTTGGAAAGCAGGTAGTTATAGATTATAATTAGTTATTCTTAGTATTTCGATtcctatatttttaaattttatattgaaatatctaaacttatgaaattaaaatattgagatccctatgTAAgattaagaatataattttataatattaaaaatcaaaagagaaaaaaaattattagatcaAATATTTTACTTCAAAAATATAGAaatctaaatataattttaaaaatacaaaaatcaaaatactaaagatagttaattgcagaaataatatataattaaccctttAGAAGCCAACAGTTCCTCAAGGCTACAAGAAGTTCCTAAGGATAGTGTACCTTATCAGCTCCGTTCATAAAAGCTCCGTGCTCATGGTCCTGAAACCCCCATACCATATGTGGGGAGGGCCACTAATTCTGCTTGCGCCAAGCATGAATGGATGAGAAATTTTACTGTGCTGAAAAGTAAAATGTTGTGCATGAGGTTTCACTGTGTTTGCAGAAGCAGAACATAGAACAACGAGCATTACAGTTTATATATTTCGTGAAGAAGTTACACCAAAGCATACCTTATCATCGACTGACAACTTACTACTGTATGTTGTACTATTCAACCTTTAATGACGGAAGAAAATTTGACATAATATCATAGGCAATATATATGATAGAAAATTCTAAGCCGCTTGATTGCTATGTATAGGTGGGGTATTCGCGTACTTCCAGGTGAACGGCTCAAAAACACTGTGACTTCTATAACCTGCCACCTCTTCTTCGCGGACTGCATCAGATATTTCTTTCAAGTCATCCTCTATGAGCTTTACTTTCAAAGACCCAATATTGTCGTCCAAGTTCCTCAACTTGGTTGTCCCTGAAATGTTGGAAATAAAATTGTCAAGCGAAGCAAATTAATTGTTGGCAGATGCTTGCATAGGTGGGCAAAACATATACTCACGTCCacaagaaagggaaaaaaaaagaagaagatatgagTGTGTACAAGTTGCAGTGGCAAGACTATGGACTACGTATCTTTGCatctcaccaaaaaaaaaaaaaaagaaacttgtgAATTGATAATTAAATTccaaattcaattttttttttttttgccaaagaTAGAGGACAAATGAAATTCATGAATTATACTCGCATGACAGGGAATTTCAAATCTAACATGCTCAGAGATTATTTCACCCAATATCAAACACTTGTATGCTACCAGATGAAGTCAATCTAATAAGCATTGCTATGAAACTCTGCCACCTTCAGGTACCCATCCTGCTTTTCAGGATTGAAAGAGGCCAAGTTAATAACTTCTCATTTTATAGTTTTGTGCAAGGCAGCATCCAAGCATACTTCTGTTTTCTAGGAACTTTCACATGAATAAGCCTTCAAAGTAGCTCAGGCCATGAATAGTTTTGTGCAAGGCAGCATCCAAGCATACTTCTGTTTTCTAGGAACTTTCACATGAATAAGCCTTCAAAGTAGCTCAGGCCATGAATATGTTCAAGGCAATGGAACTTCTGTTTGACTCATGACACAAAAGTTTTTAGGCATGACTACTCTGACAAGTCCATTGTCATTGCATCCTGACCAACTGTTATTTGATCTCCATCTATCATCTTTATGCGATAGATTGCAGTAGGCCCAACCAATGAGCCTTTTCCTACTTGATGATGGCTCCCCTGTTCGACATAATGAGATTCTAGATCTGAGTACTTGTTGAAATGGGAGGTGATGCCTTAGTACTCAAACTGATCAGTGTTATCAAAACATTCAGTTTAAGAATATTTCCTAAATTTTAATAGAAAAGGCCATTATATTGACTAATTTGCAAAAATAACAATCAATTAACTATGGAATTTTTTTTCTGAATAAGTTGGCGGAGCTTAACAAGTGGGTGCATATGGATTTTTATCCTAGAAAAGAATCTTATGTTTTATTTATAATTGTCAGACATGTTGCTTCATTAATCTCCATTCATTGAACTTCCAGTTAACTCGTATCTGCCATTGTTTACACAGAGTGTTTAAGCTTTAATGAAAAGCATAACACTACAATCTACCATTTGATTCATGATCCATACAGCCCAAAGCACTCTTAAGATTTACAACATGATAGTGATCCTGACAACAATGCTGATGTCGATGCATGGAGGATCATAGTCTCAAAACAATTGCTTACCTGGGATAGGAACCACATCATCTCCTTGATGGACAACCCAAGCTAGAGCTAGTTGAGCAGTGGTACACTGGTGCTTTTTGgcgaggttctccaacctcacataCAGAACTTTATTCTTTTCAAGGTTTTCTCCAACAAATCTTGGGATGTGGATCTAGCAAaatcatgaaagggtaacaaactgATCATTAGCAACCAGCATCATACCATCTCTACATGACCAAGCACCAAATTTTCTCTAAACattaaagatatgtcatggttggaTAAGAGTGTATACCAAAGATGCATTTGAAGGCAACTTTTCTGTAACTCCTCTACCACCGAAAAATCCACGTCCAAGAGGGCTGTATGGAACTATTCCAATGCCAAGTTCCCTGCATGTAAATTGGAAAATGCATTACAAAATTTGTAAAAATTAGAAATTAGACCGTGGCCAAATGTAGTTCAAGATAATTCACTAGACCAAAAAAAATGAAAAGTGACTTGCTTTCTTACCACGGCTTTCATTTTAGAGTTAAAAAATATAAGCAATGTAAAGATTATGTGTTTTGAAAATAAACATCATTACGCGTATATGTACTTTCTCCACTTTACTAATTAAAAAATGGAAGAGATAATTTACCGAATTTTCTACTTTGAACACATGCATCTTTGAAAGCAACAAAATGAAGATTCACAAGATACTTGACCTCCCTAATTTGCACACAAATTAAAAGCTGCTACAAACTTCAATTACCATTCTAcaaagatttgcatcaaaagctatatactaagtttttttttttttttccttgtgaaTGTGATGTTTCTCATGTGTTGACTTGGATGTTTGGCAAAAGAACATACTTCAGCCTACAGCCATGAATGTGGTTGATGAGAAACAAGGCCACTTGAGGCTTTCTAATACCGCAAAAGAGAAACAactttgaatattttgaaaatgatgAACATCTAATCCAACCTGCAAAGTGGGACTATCTCCTTCTCAATCTCGCGAGTCCAGAGAGACCATTCCATTTGCAATGCGCTGATCGGATGCACCACGTGAGCCCGTCTAATAGTATCAGGGCTAGCCTCTGAAAGCCCGATGTACTTCACCTTGCCCTCTTCCACCAACTTCCTGAGTTCCCCCATCTACCACATAAACAAATTCACAACAACAtggattattttcatatttcaaaaGTTAAAATTCCAAAGTAACAGAAATCTTGGCGGCTAATCCTTACAGTTTCTTCGATCGGCACGGTCGTATCAACTCGATGCAGATAGTAAAGATCAACGTAGTCCAGTCCGAGGCGCCCGAGGCTTTCCTCACAGCATGCCCGCGCGTACTCAGGCTTACCACTGATCACTAGACCTGTGGCGTCAATATCCACAATCCCAAATTTTGTGGCTACTTGGATCTTTTCACGGGGCAATTGCTTCAAGGCCTAAAGAAATTTACCAACAACATCAAATTTTTACTCATTCCGCTATCTTCTACCACAGGCAAGAGGAAGGGGTAAGATCCAAACCTTCCCGAGCAAGATCTCGTTTGTATGAGGTCCATAGACATCAGAGGTGTCAAAGAAGGTGATCCCACTGTTAAACGCGTGCTTGATGATGGATATACCAGCTTCATCACTGATAGGGGCGTTGTACACGCCTGTGAGGCCCATACAACCAAACCCTAACTTGGACACCTATCATCGCGACAAACAAGAATCTTTGAGACAGCCAAAACCAAAGAACAATCTTTATGCAATATTAAATACATATGTTAAAGATTAGAACTTGTGATCGAAATGGAGGGACGGTGCGACCTCCAATCCCTGGGCGCCCAACTTGACTCTTGGGATCAGGACATGGGCCTGATCATCCATGGCTTCAGGGTTTGGATCTCAGAAGAGGGGGAGGGGGTTGGCTTTAACGGCTCCAGAACCAGTTTAGTAGTCTTGGAGCGACCCCAGTGAGGTCACCGCTTGCGGAAGCAGCGTATCTGGGAAAGAACGTTCCTCCCTCCCCGCCGATTCGGTGAGGTCACCTCTTGCGTAAGCAGGGTATCTGGGAAAGAACGTTCCTCCCCCGCCGCTTCGGTGAGCTCACCGCTAGCGTAAGCACGGTGAACTGAGAGCTTCCTCCTTTTttgttccccccccccccccccccccccccccctctctttatttttatttttatttttatccatTTCTTTAACTAAAATGGTGTAAGTGGAACAATttacaattttaaaaaaaaaaaattatgcaaaTGTATTGGTTAAGAAATAGATTTCTTGTAATCAAACTGTTAGTAGTATACATGCttaattaaatttcatttttttacataaaatagaataatttttagatatattaaaatatattaaaaaaataagactATGTAAATATAGAAGAATAGGAAGGGTACAATGTCTCTGTGAAACAAAAGTATgtctagaaatataaaaaatacaacaacttaaaattatggtAGGATGACAATGCAAACTTGGAAGATTTGACAGGAAGAAAACCTGATTTGTGGAGTGCAAGTATGTGAAAAAGTTGTGAGATAAATTATGAAATGGGTGTATGATAATTAGGGATGTGATAATGGGATTGATGCCAAATCCTTGCCATTTATTGCTCTTTTGAGCTTAAAGATTTAAATGATAATATAGCCATGTTTGAATTTAATTTTGGATCACTTGTACATTCTTTAAAAGTGAGGTTAATAGCTGATCATTTGGGCTCTTAAGGATGCTCAATAGTTAACCTAAACTAGCTACATTTATGATATACCTATTCTAAGTTTTAATGAAGAAGCATTGAGAGATTTGGAGGACTAATCTTGGATCACATTAAATTTTGTATTGCTTTAAGAGAAAAAGATTCAGATTCAGAAAATGTATGAGATAAAGTGGTTGACTTATAAGATTAAGATTCAGATATCTCAGTACTGGAATTCATGATTCTTAACATCTTAAGCTTTCAAATTATGAAAAATGCAAGTGAGCACCTTCtgaatcatctaaagttcatgacaGAAAGCTCCCAAGTTCCAGCTGAAGCAAGTTCTGCAGAGACACCCAACTTAATTAGCTCAGTTTTAACAAAGGGATTTTCCAACATTAGGTGCAGATTTAAGTCAACTTATAGTCATATCAATTGTACATGAAACCTTCAGAGAGAGAGGCACAAACTCTCAAATGGCTCCCTGAATAGATATTTGCATGGCCAAGTGAAGGGTTTTCTTG
Coding sequences:
- the LOC135592856 gene encoding probable ribose-5-phosphate isomerase 3, chloroplastic, which codes for MTASSLLPSASSLLLLRRHALPVGRRSRPVAPVRALSAPATLTQDDLKKLAAVKAVEYVSSGMVLGLGTGSTAAFVVAEIGALLSSGKLRDIVGVPTSKRTYEQALSLGIPLSTLDDHPRIDLAIDGADEVDPDLNLVKGRGGALLREKMVEAASDKFVVVADETKLVTGLGGSGLAMPVEVVQFCWKYNQTRLQELFKEEGCEAKLRLDDGGKPYVTDNSNYIVDLYFKTPIKDAPAAGKEISALEGVVEHGLFLDMATAVIIAGKDGVTMTTK
- the LOC135592857 gene encoding probable aldo-keto reductase 1 isoform X2, with the translated sequence MGLTGVYNAPISDEAGISIIKHAFNSGITFFDTSDVYGPHTNEILLGKALKQLPREKIQVATKFGIVDIDATGLVISGKPEYARACCEESLGRLGLDYVDLYYLHRVDTTVPIEETMGELRKLVEEGKVKYIGLSEASPDTIRRAHVVHPISALQMEWSLWTREIEKEIVPLCRELGIGIVPYSPLGRGFFGGRGVTEKLPSNASLIHIPRFVGENLEKNKVLYVRLENLAKKHQCTTAQLALAWVVHQGDDVVPIPGTTKLRNLDDNIGSLKVKLIEDDLKEISDAVREEEVAGYRSHSVFEPFTWKYANTPPIHSNQAA
- the LOC135592858 gene encoding protein LIFEGUARD 4-like gives rise to the protein MTKKGGDIETGYGGGSALYPNMMESPQLRWAFIRKVYSIVALQILLTIAVAGVVNFVVPVRSFLLSHTTASLVVYILIIISPFLVLLPMIYFRERHPLNLLLLTLFTICISLAIGMACATSKGKIVLQSAALTATVVVGLTLYTFWAAKRGYDFNFLGPFLCAALIVLMLYCIIQIFIPMGKVSTTIYGCVAAIIFSGFIIYDTDNLIKRHSYDQYICASISLYLDIINLFTALLTVFSSVDS
- the LOC135592857 gene encoding perakine reductase-like isoform X1, with the protein product MDDQAHVLIPRVKLGAQGLEVSKLGFGCMGLTGVYNAPISDEAGISIIKHAFNSGITFFDTSDVYGPHTNEILLGKALKQLPREKIQVATKFGIVDIDATGLVISGKPEYARACCEESLGRLGLDYVDLYYLHRVDTTVPIEETMGELRKLVEEGKVKYIGLSEASPDTIRRAHVVHPISALQMEWSLWTREIEKEIVPLCRELGIGIVPYSPLGRGFFGGRGVTEKLPSNASLIHIPRFVGENLEKNKVLYVRLENLAKKHQCTTAQLALAWVVHQGDDVVPIPGTTKLRNLDDNIGSLKVKLIEDDLKEISDAVREEEVAGYRSHSVFEPFTWKYANTPPIHSNQAA